In uncultured Bacteroides sp., the following proteins share a genomic window:
- the asnS gene encoding asparagine--tRNA ligase: protein MEKICRTRIVDVLKMENFGAIVNVKGWVRTRRGSKQVSFIALNDGSTINNIQIVIDIEKFGEEYLKPITTGACISVNGELVESLGQGQKAELRACEIEILGAADPATYPLQKKGHSMEFLREIAHLRPRTNTFGAVFRIRHNMAIAIHKFFHERGFFYFHTPIITASDCEGAGQMFQVTTMNLYDLKKDENGSIDYDNDFFGKQASLTVSGQLEGELAAMSMGSIYTFGPTFRAENSNTPRHLAEFWMIEPEVAFNEIEDNMQLAEDFIKYCVKWALDNCQEDIQFLNNMFDKELIARLQSVLDDEFVRLPYTEGVKILEEAVAKGHKFEFPVFWGADLASEHERYLVEDHFKRPVILTDYPKEIKSFYMKQNEDGKTVRAMDVLFPKIGEIIGGSQREENYEKLEKRAEEMGVPTKDIWWYLDTRRFGTAPHSGFGLGFERLLLFVTGMTNIRDVIPFPRTPRNAEF from the coding sequence ATGGAAAAGATTTGTAGAACAAGAATTGTTGATGTTCTGAAGATGGAAAACTTCGGGGCAATTGTGAACGTGAAGGGATGGGTCAGAACTCGCCGGGGCAGTAAACAAGTAAGCTTTATCGCTTTGAATGACGGTTCTACCATTAATAATATTCAGATCGTTATAGATATTGAGAAATTTGGTGAAGAATATTTAAAGCCAATTACTACTGGTGCTTGTATTAGTGTAAACGGTGAATTAGTGGAATCGCTTGGACAAGGACAAAAAGCGGAACTTCGTGCTTGTGAAATAGAAATATTGGGTGCTGCTGATCCTGCTACTTATCCATTGCAGAAGAAAGGTCACTCCATGGAGTTTCTTCGTGAAATTGCACACCTTCGTCCACGTACCAATACTTTTGGTGCAGTGTTCCGCATCCGTCATAATATGGCTATTGCTATACACAAATTTTTCCATGAAAGAGGATTCTTCTATTTTCATACACCTATCATTACTGCTTCCGATTGTGAAGGAGCTGGTCAAATGTTTCAGGTAACCACAATGAATCTTTATGATTTGAAAAAGGATGAAAATGGTTCAATAGATTATGATAATGACTTCTTTGGCAAACAAGCCAGTCTGACTGTTTCCGGACAGTTGGAAGGTGAGCTCGCTGCAATGTCAATGGGTTCTATCTATACTTTTGGTCCAACTTTCCGTGCTGAAAACTCTAATACTCCACGTCACTTGGCTGAGTTCTGGATGATTGAACCGGAAGTTGCCTTTAATGAGATTGAAGATAATATGCAGCTTGCTGAAGACTTTATCAAGTATTGCGTGAAATGGGCTTTGGATAACTGTCAGGAGGATATTCAGTTCCTGAATAATATGTTTGATAAAGAACTTATTGCTCGTTTACAGTCTGTGCTCGATGACGAATTTGTTCGCCTTCCTTATACTGAAGGAGTGAAAATTCTTGAAGAAGCTGTGGCTAAGGGTCACAAATTTGAGTTCCCTGTATTCTGGGGGGCTGACCTTGCTTCGGAACATGAACGTTATCTTGTGGAAGATCACTTTAAACGTCCAGTTATTCTTACTGATTATCCGAAAGAAATCAAATCATTCTATATGAAACAGAATGAAGATGGAAAGACCGTTCGTGCAATGGATGTTCTTTTCCCGAAAATCGGAGAGATAATTGGTGGATCTCAACGTGAAGAGAATTATGAAAAGCTTGAAAAAAGAGCAGAGGAAATGGGTGTACCTACAAAAGATATCTGGTGGTATCTGGATACCCGCCGTTTTGGTACTGCTCCTCACTCAGGTTTTGGACTGGGTTTTGAACGTTTATTGCTCTTCGTGACTGGTATGACGAATATTCGTGACGTGATTCCTTTCCCAAGAACACCTCGTAACGCAGAATTCTAA
- the purB gene encoding adenylosuccinate lyase, whose amino-acid sequence MKLDLLTAISPIDGRYRGKAEALAAYFSEFALIKYRVQVEVEYFITLCELPLPQLKGVGADVFESLRNIYLNFSEADAQRIKDIEGVTNHDVKAVEYFLKEEFDKLGGLDEYKEFIHFGLTSQDINNTSIPLSVKEALQNVYYPLVEELIAQLKQYANDWAEISMLAKTHGQPASPTRLGKEVMVFVYRLERQLATLKACPVTAKFGGATGNYNAHHVAYPSFDWKAFGNRFVSEKLGLEREEFTTQISNYDNLSAIFDAMKRINSIMVDMNRDFWMYISMEYFKQKIKAGEVGSSAMPHKVNPIDFENAEGNLGIANAILDHLSSKLPVSRLQRDLTDSTVLRNVGVPFGHVVIAVQSSLKGLRKLILNEKAIYNDLDNCWSVVAEAIQTILRREAYPHPYEALKALTRTNQAITESSIKEFIEELNVSEEIKKELRCITPHSYTGI is encoded by the coding sequence ATGAAACTTGATTTACTTACGGCGATCTCACCTATTGATGGCCGATACAGAGGCAAAGCTGAGGCTTTAGCTGCTTACTTTTCTGAATTTGCATTGATTAAATATCGTGTGCAGGTTGAAGTAGAGTATTTTATTACCTTGTGTGAACTGCCTTTGCCACAACTAAAAGGGGTGGGTGCAGATGTTTTTGAATCTTTAAGAAATATATATCTTAATTTTTCAGAAGCTGATGCTCAACGCATTAAGGATATTGAAGGAGTGACTAATCACGACGTGAAGGCTGTAGAATATTTCCTGAAAGAGGAATTCGACAAGCTGGGTGGTCTTGATGAGTATAAGGAGTTTATACACTTTGGTCTTACTTCACAAGATATCAATAATACATCTATTCCGCTGTCTGTAAAGGAAGCATTGCAAAATGTTTATTATCCTTTGGTAGAAGAGCTTATTGCACAGTTGAAACAATATGCTAATGATTGGGCAGAAATTTCAATGCTTGCTAAAACTCATGGACAGCCGGCATCGCCAACTCGTTTGGGTAAGGAGGTAATGGTTTTTGTTTACCGTCTGGAACGTCAGTTGGCTACTCTTAAAGCTTGTCCGGTAACGGCTAAGTTTGGTGGAGCTACAGGTAATTACAATGCGCATCATGTAGCTTATCCGTCTTTTGACTGGAAAGCTTTTGGTAATCGTTTTGTTTCTGAAAAATTAGGATTGGAACGTGAAGAGTTTACAACTCAGATTTCTAATTATGATAATCTTTCTGCTATCTTTGATGCCATGAAGCGTATCAATAGTATTATGGTTGATATGAATCGTGACTTCTGGATGTATATTTCAATGGAATATTTCAAGCAGAAAATTAAAGCAGGTGAAGTTGGCTCAAGCGCAATGCCTCATAAGGTGAATCCGATTGACTTTGAGAATGCGGAAGGAAATCTTGGTATAGCAAACGCTATTCTTGATCATTTATCTTCAAAACTACCTGTTTCCCGTTTGCAACGCGACTTAACAGATTCTACAGTACTTCGTAATGTGGGTGTTCCTTTTGGACATGTTGTGATTGCTGTTCAGAGTTCATTGAAGGGCTTACGTAAGTTGATACTTAATGAAAAGGCTATTTATAATGATTTGGATAATTGCTGGAGTGTAGTTGCTGAGGCTATTCAGACAATTCTTCGCCGTGAAGCTTATCCGCATCCATACGAAGCATTAAAAGCATTGACAAGAACTAATCAGGCTATCACAGAATCTTCAATTAAGGAATTTATTGAAGAACTGAATGTTAGCGAGGAAATAAAGAAGGAATTAAGATGTATAACTCCACACAGTTATACAGGAATCTGA
- the rpsI gene encoding 30S ribosomal protein S9 — MEVVNALGRRKRAIARVFVSEGTGKITINKRDLTTYFPSTILQYVVKQPLNKLGAAEKYDIKVNLCGGGFTGQSQALRLAISRALVKINAEDKKALRSEGFMTRDPRSVERKKPGQPKARRRFQFSKR; from the coding sequence ATGGAAGTAGTAAATGCATTAGGCAGACGTAAACGCGCTATTGCCCGCGTATTCGTAAGCGAAGGTACAGGAAAGATTACTATTAACAAGAGAGACCTTACAACGTACTTTCCATCAACTATTCTTCAATATGTTGTAAAACAACCATTGAACAAACTAGGTGCTGCTGAAAAGTATGACATCAAGGTTAATTTGTGTGGTGGTGGTTTCACAGGACAATCACAGGCTTTGCGTTTAGCAATCTCTCGTGCTCTTGTAAAAATCAATGCAGAAGATAAAAAAGCTCTTCGTTCTGAAGGCTTCATGACACGTGATCCACGTTCTGTTGAACGTAAGAAACCGGGTCAACCAAAAGCTCGTAGAAGATTCCAGTTCAGTAAACGTTAA
- a CDS encoding pseudouridine synthase produces the protein MSTDNENWRDSNKESRGASRDGNKSFNKEGFGRRDDSRPSFNRDGKFNREGHFSREGGDRPSRPSFNRGGSDRPSFNRPSRPYNKEGGDRPSFNREGGDRPRPSFNREGGDRPRPSFNREGGDRPRPSFNREGGDRPRPSFNREGGDRPRPSFNREGGDRPRPSFNREGGDRPRPSFNREGGDRPRPSFNREGGDRPRPSFNREGGDRPRPSFNREGGDRPRPSFNREGGDRPRPSFNREGGDRPRPSFNREDKPWRRNEGQEGGEGDRPRFRRPTSNYGGPSIPREGEEGRSRRPRFSSNDSRSQEFSRPVRRRSDDYDPNAKYSEKKRIEYKEQFADPNEPIRLNKYLANAGVCSRREADEFITAGVVSVNGEIIIELGTKVKRTDVVKFHEETVSLESKVYVLLNKPKDCVTTSDDPQARLTVMDLVKGACQERIYPVGRLDRNTTGVLLLTNDGDLASKLTHPQFLKKKIYHVFLDKNVTNHDMEQIASGVQLEDGEIHADAISYATETDKDQVGIEIHSGKNRIVRRLFESLGYKVIKLDRVFFAGLTKKSLRRGEWRYLTEQEVNMLRMGAFE, from the coding sequence ATGAGTACAGACAACGAAAATTGGCGAGATTCTAACAAAGAGAGTAGAGGCGCCAGCCGTGATGGTAATAAGTCTTTTAATAAAGAAGGATTTGGCCGTCGAGATGACAGCAGACCTTCTTTTAACAGAGATGGTAAGTTTAACCGTGAAGGACATTTTAGTCGTGAAGGTGGTGATCGCCCCTCACGCCCTTCTTTTAACAGAGGCGGAAGTGACCGCCCAAGTTTTAATCGTCCTTCCCGTCCATATAATAAAGAAGGTGGAGACCGCCCAAGCTTTAACCGCGAAGGTGGCGATAGACCTCGTCCATCGTTTAATCGTGAAGGCGGAGATCGTCCACGTCCATCATTTAACCGTGAAGGTGGTGACAGACCACGTCCTTCTTTTAACCGCGAAGGTGGTGACAGACCTCGTCCATCTTTCAACCGTGAAGGTGGTGATAGACCACGCCCATCATTCAACCGCGAAGGCGGTGATAGACCACGTCCATCATTTAATCGTGAAGGCGGTGATCGTCCACGTCCATCGTTCAATCGTGAAGGCGGTGATCGTCCACGTCCATCGTTCAACCGTGAAGGTGGTGATCGTCCACGTCCATCGTTTAATCGCGAAGGTGGTGATCGTCCACGTCCATCATTCAATCGTGAAGGTGGTGATCGTCCACGTCCATCGTTTAATCGCGAAGGTGGAGATCGTCCACGTCCATCATTTAACCGTGAAGGTGGTGACAGACCACGTCCTTCTTTTAATCGTGAAGATAAGCCTTGGAGAAGAAATGAAGGTCAGGAAGGCGGAGAAGGTGATCGTCCAAGATTCCGTCGTCCAACTAGTAATTACGGTGGACCATCTATTCCTAGAGAGGGTGAAGAAGGTAGATCACGTCGTCCTAGATTCTCATCGAATGATAGCAGATCTCAGGAATTTTCACGTCCCGTTCGTAGAAGAAGCGATGATTATGATCCAAATGCTAAGTATAGCGAAAAGAAAAGAATTGAATATAAAGAACAGTTCGCTGATCCTAATGAACCAATTCGTTTGAATAAATATCTTGCAAATGCAGGTGTTTGCTCACGTCGTGAGGCTGATGAATTTATCACTGCCGGAGTTGTTTCGGTAAATGGTGAAATTATCATTGAGCTTGGAACAAAGGTTAAACGCACTGATGTGGTTAAGTTCCACGAAGAAACTGTATCTTTAGAAAGTAAGGTATATGTTTTACTAAACAAACCTAAAGATTGCGTTACTACTTCTGATGATCCTCAGGCTCGTCTTACTGTAATGGACTTAGTGAAAGGTGCATGTCAGGAAAGAATTTATCCTGTAGGACGTCTTGACCGTAACACTACTGGTGTGTTGCTGTTGACTAATGATGGTGATCTGGCTTCTAAGCTGACTCATCCTCAGTTCCTGAAAAAGAAAATTTATCATGTTTTCTTAGATAAGAATGTAACTAACCATGATATGGAACAAATAGCTTCTGGTGTACAACTGGAAGATGGTGAAATTCATGCAGATGCAATTAGCTATGCTACTGAAACGGATAAAGATCAGGTAGGAATTGAAATCCACTCTGGTAAAAACCGTATCGTTCGCCGTCTCTTTGAATCTTTAGGATACAAAGTAATTAAGTTGGACCGTGTATTCTTTGCTGGACTGACTAAGAAAAGCCTTCGTCGTGGTGAGTGGAGATATCTCACTGAACAGGAAGTGAACATGCTTCGAATGGGAGCTTTTGAATAA
- the rpsB gene encoding 30S ribosomal protein S2 codes for MSRTNFDNLLEAGCHFGHLRRKWNPAMAPYIFMERNGIHIIDLHKTVAKVEEAAEALKQIAKSGKKVLFVATKKQAKQVVADKAAAVNMPYVIERWPGGMLTNFPTIRKAVKKMTTIDKLTNDGTYSNLSKREVLQISRQRAKLEKNLGSIADLTRLPSALFVIDVMKENIAVREANRLGIPVFAIVDTNSDPSNIDFVIPANDDATKSIEVILEACCAAMSEGLEERKAEKIDMEAAGEAPASKGKRKPAKARLDKNDEEAINAAKAAAFLKDDEEA; via the coding sequence ATGTCAAGAACTAATTTTGATAATTTATTGGAAGCCGGTTGCCACTTCGGACACTTAAGAAGAAAGTGGAACCCTGCTATGGCTCCTTATATTTTCATGGAACGCAATGGTATCCACATCATTGACCTTCATAAAACAGTTGCAAAAGTAGAAGAAGCTGCTGAAGCTTTAAAACAAATTGCAAAATCGGGCAAAAAAGTCCTTTTTGTTGCTACTAAAAAACAAGCTAAACAAGTTGTTGCTGATAAAGCAGCTGCTGTTAATATGCCTTATGTAATCGAGCGCTGGCCAGGTGGAATGTTGACTAACTTCCCAACTATCCGTAAGGCTGTTAAGAAGATGACTACTATCGATAAGTTGACTAACGATGGTACTTACTCTAATCTTTCTAAAAGAGAAGTTCTTCAAATTTCACGTCAACGTGCTAAGTTAGAAAAGAACTTAGGTTCTATCGCTGACTTAACTCGTCTTCCTTCTGCTTTGTTCGTTATTGACGTAATGAAAGAAAACATCGCAGTTCGTGAAGCTAACCGTTTAGGTATTCCAGTATTTGCTATTGTTGATACAAACTCTGATCCTTCAAACATTGATTTCGTTATCCCTGCAAATGATGACGCTACAAAATCTATCGAAGTGATTCTTGAAGCTTGTTGTGCAGCTATGAGCGAAGGCTTGGAAGAAAGAAAAGCTGAAAAAATTGATATGGAAGCAGCTGGAGAAGCTCCTGCAAGCAAGGGAAAGAGAAAACCTGCTAAAGCAAGACTTGATAAGAATGACGAGGAAGCAATCAACGCTGCTAAAGCTGCTGCTTTCTTGAAAGACGATGAAGAAGCTTAA
- the rplM gene encoding 50S ribosomal protein L13, protein MDTLSYKTISANKATATKEWVVVDATDQVLGRLGAKVAKLLRGKYKPNFTPHVDCGDNVIIINADKVKLTGNKWNDRIYLSYTGYPGGQRAITPARLQARPNGDDKLLRKVVKGMLPKNKLGAQLLGNMYVYAGSEHKQAAQNPKSIDINLLK, encoded by the coding sequence GTGGATACTTTAAGTTATAAGACCATTTCTGCAAACAAAGCAACCGCAACAAAGGAATGGGTCGTAGTTGATGCTACAGACCAAGTGTTGGGACGCTTAGGTGCAAAAGTTGCCAAGCTGTTGAGAGGAAAGTACAAACCAAACTTTACTCCTCATGTAGACTGTGGTGACAACGTAATTATTATCAATGCCGATAAGGTAAAGTTGACAGGTAACAAATGGAATGACAGAATCTATTTGTCATATACTGGCTATCCTGGAGGTCAAAGAGCTATTACTCCAGCTCGTTTGCAAGCAAGACCTAACGGTGACGACAAGTTATTGAGAAAAGTAGTAAAGGGTATGCTTCCTAAAAACAAATTAGGCGCACAACTATTAGGCAACATGTATGTTTACGCTGGAAGCGAACACAAACAAGCTGCTCAAAACCCTAAGTCAATTGATATTAACTTACTTAAATAA
- a CDS encoding YaaA family protein: MQIIISPAKTINTKSSRKALAKSTPQFANEAKEIALHMAQYSIEELERLLKISPKLALETFKRFEAFHSDEAPSLQALLAYTGMVFKHIAPADFSNEDFLYAHEHLRIASPFYGVVRPLDMIKAYRMEYDVKLPELGGITMADYWKPRLTKSFIKDVKKSGGVLINLASMDIQSSLDWKLLEKEVRVITPEFKMWKKGKLDTVTIYAKMARGEMTRFILKNRIEEPEELMAFTWEGFTFAPEHSADNRMVFIC, from the coding sequence ATGCAAATAATAATATCCCCAGCCAAAACGATAAATACAAAAAGTTCCCGAAAAGCCCTAGCTAAATCAACTCCGCAGTTTGCCAATGAAGCAAAAGAGATTGCGCTTCACATGGCGCAATATTCTATTGAGGAATTGGAAAGGTTGCTAAAAATTAGTCCGAAGTTGGCTCTGGAAACTTTTAAGCGGTTCGAAGCGTTTCATTCTGATGAGGCTCCTTCCCTTCAGGCTTTGCTGGCATATACGGGGATGGTGTTTAAACATATTGCTCCGGCGGATTTTTCTAATGAAGATTTTCTTTATGCGCACGAACATTTACGGATAGCTTCTCCTTTTTATGGAGTGGTGCGTCCGCTGGATATGATAAAGGCTTACCGGATGGAGTATGATGTGAAGCTTCCCGAACTGGGAGGAATAACAATGGCCGATTACTGGAAGCCGAGACTTACTAAATCTTTTATTAAAGATGTGAAGAAGAGTGGGGGAGTGCTGATTAATCTGGCAAGCATGGATATTCAGTCTTCGCTTGATTGGAAACTTCTTGAAAAGGAAGTCAGAGTAATTACTCCCGAATTTAAAATGTGGAAAAAGGGAAAACTAGATACGGTGACTATTTATGCAAAGATGGCACGAGGAGAGATGACCCGGTTTATTCTGAAGAACAGAATTGAAGAACCGGAAGAGTTGATGGCTTTCACATGGGAAGGCTTTACTTTTGCTCCGGAACATTCGGCGGATAATCGAATGGTGTTTATATGCTGA
- a CDS encoding outer membrane beta-barrel protein, giving the protein MTDSKGKFSMDNLQKGIYNLQVSSLGYQSKSMSIRDFTKDVDLGNIEIDSAAVALNEVVVTAANVINEADRKILLPSSRQMKAATNGFNLLQQLNLKRIQVDVLRNTISASGGGEVQLRINGVKSSIQEVMSLRPEDILRIEHHEDPGLRYGGAEAVIDYITRRRDSGGFIAFDLTDSPHVPFGDNNLTAKFNYKKSEFGVFYYGGYRAMDHMWRENSETFNFADGKSLTRLEDGTPDKWAKDWHYMQMNYNYQEADKWFFNATLRGNINADPKMNFKSYLYPTNNPSQGVNMTDRSSSWEHIPSLDLYYQRNLKNQQSLILNVVGTYIDSNSERYYKEMQGTETLTDLTTIVNGNKYSVISEGIYEKGFKAGRFSTGIKHTQSFTNNEYTGSSLSKTEMKQSETYAYTEFQGKIKKFNYSLGIGGSRSWFSQGGVGYQNYTFRPTASLKYNFNENSFLRYRGNIYSSAPSLSDLSNVEQSIDSLQIRRGNSNLKPVMTYTNSLNYDIRKGIFSGSLFLGHWYHNKPIMEETRVENNKFIRTNDNQQSWQKLNSEAELSVNPFKDHFIVKAVTGFSYFDSKGNNYHHTYSNMYYRGEASAYYKNWSAFFQIQGHKNNFYGETLEIGENYHLFGVMYKHKQLSVGAMMINPFVDNWRAGSENKNAYAPSKNWVYIKESSRLLSFKVSYSFNFGRKYESAQKRLNNEDKDTGVMSSKK; this is encoded by the coding sequence ATGACTGACTCAAAAGGTAAGTTCAGTATGGACAACTTACAGAAAGGGATCTACAACCTGCAGGTATCCAGTTTAGGATATCAGAGCAAAAGTATGAGCATCCGTGATTTCACCAAGGATGTCGACTTAGGGAATATAGAAATCGACTCGGCTGCCGTGGCACTCAACGAGGTTGTTGTCACCGCTGCCAATGTAATCAATGAAGCCGATCGCAAAATATTACTACCTTCTTCCAGACAGATGAAGGCCGCGACCAATGGGTTTAATCTTTTGCAGCAGCTGAATTTAAAGCGAATCCAGGTTGATGTTTTGAGAAATACCATCTCAGCATCCGGTGGTGGAGAAGTTCAGCTAAGGATTAACGGTGTAAAATCCAGCATTCAGGAAGTGATGTCCTTACGTCCGGAAGATATCCTTCGCATTGAGCACCACGAAGATCCGGGACTTCGTTACGGAGGAGCCGAAGCTGTAATTGATTATATTACCCGCAGACGAGACAGCGGTGGTTTTATTGCATTCGACTTAACCGACTCTCCACACGTACCATTCGGGGATAACAACCTTACGGCTAAATTCAATTACAAAAAATCTGAGTTTGGAGTATTCTACTACGGAGGTTACAGAGCGATGGATCACATGTGGCGTGAAAATTCAGAAACATTTAATTTCGCAGATGGTAAAAGCCTTACCCGGTTAGAGGATGGTACACCCGACAAGTGGGCAAAGGACTGGCACTATATGCAGATGAACTATAACTATCAGGAAGCAGACAAATGGTTCTTCAACGCTACCCTCAGAGGAAATATCAATGCCGATCCAAAAATGAACTTCAAGAGTTATCTGTATCCTACAAATAATCCATCGCAAGGCGTAAACATGACAGACCGCTCTTCTTCCTGGGAGCACATTCCGTCTCTTGACCTTTACTACCAACGCAACCTGAAGAACCAGCAATCTTTGATTCTTAATGTCGTTGGTACTTATATCGATTCAAATTCAGAGAGATATTACAAGGAGATGCAGGGAACAGAAACACTTACTGATTTGACAACCATAGTTAATGGAAACAAATATTCAGTTATCAGTGAAGGTATTTATGAGAAAGGGTTTAAAGCCGGACGTTTTAGCACAGGGATAAAACACACCCAGAGCTTCACCAATAATGAATATACCGGAAGTTCTCTTTCCAAAACCGAGATGAAACAATCAGAAACCTATGCTTATACAGAATTTCAGGGGAAGATAAAGAAGTTCAACTATTCTTTGGGTATTGGTGGTTCACGTTCATGGTTTAGTCAGGGAGGCGTAGGATATCAGAATTATACATTCCGACCAACAGCCAGTTTGAAGTATAATTTCAACGAAAACTCTTTCCTTCGCTATCGTGGAAACATATACAGTTCGGCCCCTTCTTTATCTGATTTAAGTAATGTAGAGCAGTCAATTGACTCTTTGCAAATAAGAAGAGGTAACAGCAACCTGAAACCAGTGATGACATATACCAACTCTTTGAACTATGATATAAGAAAAGGAATCTTCAGCGGGAGCTTATTTCTGGGGCATTGGTACCACAACAAACCAATTATGGAAGAAACAAGAGTGGAGAACAACAAGTTTATCCGCACCAATGACAATCAACAAAGCTGGCAGAAGTTAAATTCAGAAGCAGAACTTTCAGTCAATCCTTTCAAAGATCATTTCATTGTAAAGGCTGTAACCGGATTTAGCTATTTCGACAGCAAAGGTAACAATTACCATCATACCTATTCAAACATGTATTACCGTGGCGAGGCAAGTGCCTACTACAAAAATTGGTCGGCCTTCTTCCAAATACAGGGCCACAAAAACAACTTCTACGGAGAAACTCTGGAGATTGGCGAGAACTATCACCTGTTCGGAGTAATGTACAAGCACAAACAACTAAGTGTGGGAGCCATGATGATTAATCCGTTTGTTGATAACTGGAGAGCAGGTAGTGAAAACAAGAATGCTTACGCCCCTTCAAAGAATTGGGTATATATAAAGGAATCGTCCAGATTGCTTTCTTTTAAAGTTTCTTATAGCTTCAACTTCGGCCGTAAATATGAGTCAGCCCAAAAGCGTTTAAATAATGAAGATAAAGACACAGGAGTAATGAGTAGTAAAAAATAG